Proteins encoded by one window of Arachis hypogaea cultivar Tifrunner chromosome 1, arahy.Tifrunner.gnm2.J5K5, whole genome shotgun sequence:
- the LOC112758831 gene encoding uncharacterized protein: MYQGMNSDSEDDFEATYEAGDEDEDGNVGVEAAAENVVVGPSSSQPMDVPPFMRELDLEAMHAPEFSEYTNIGVADGEDGEFRIGMEYSSRKSVVAAIRSFTIAKGVDYEVYESEPQTFYAKCKMYGRGCDWLIRASLIRKKGCWEIRRYNGSHTCTIGTISQDHSKLDSDTVADAIRPLVETDPSIKVKSIIAEVQSRFNYTISYRKAWLAKQKSIANIFGGWDDSYQALPWWLSVMVQKMPGSVVQIETRPLYNGNEEVDGTHLYRKYKGTLLVAVAQDGNQNIVPIAFALVEGETADAWHFFLRNLRMYVVRKDGVGMISGRHESIRAAVNRSGGDWQPLRAWWMFCIRHIGSNFLRAFKVPHLQKLVVNIGYSRTVEEYNINYKRLEERGEAYARWCDAIGLRHWVLAFDEGHRWGYMTTNLVECINSVLKGARNLPVLALVRATYYRLNELFMRKSAETHERKRARYTYSAFTQQRIEASMQQAGNIVVHRFDRRNEVFEVREMTTENESTKISVVYINNG, translated from the exons ATGTACCAAGGAATGAATAGTGACAGCGAAGATGACTTCGAAGCCACTTATGAGGCCGGCGACGAAGATGAGGATGGTAATGTGGGAGTTGAGGCAGCAGCAGAGAATGTAGTGGTGGGTCCGTCGAGCAGTCAACCGATGGACGTTCCACCTTTTATGCGTGAGTTGGATCTCGAGGCCATGCATGCCCCCGAGTTTTCGGAATATACAAACATAG GCGTTGCCGATGGTGAGGACGGGGAGTTCCGGATTGGAATGGAATACAGTTCTAGAAAGTCGGTCGTCGCAGCAATTAGAAGTTTCACTATTGCTAAAGGAGTTGACTATgaggtgtatgagtctgagccacagacgttctatgcaaaatgcaagatgtATGGGCGCGGATGTgactggcttatccgagctagCTTGATACGGAAAAAAGGTTGTTGGGAGATACGAAGATACAACGGTAGCCACACGTGCACGATCGGAACAATTTCACAAGATCATTCCAAGTTGGACTCAGATACAGTTGCTGATGCTATAAGGCCATTGGTCGAGACGGACCCGTCCATCAAGGTGAAATCTATAATTGCGGAAGTCCAGTCAAGGTTCAACTATACCATAAGTTAccgaaaggcttggttggcaaagcagaagtccATAGCCAACATTTTCGGTGGTTGGGATGATTCTTAccaagccttgccatggtggctaTCGGTCATGGTGCAGAAGATGCCTGGTTCAGTTGTCCAAATAGAAACACGACCATTGTACAACGGGAATGAGGAG GTTGACGGCACACACCTATACAGAAAATACAAAGGTACACTTCTAGTTGctgttgcacaagatgggaaccaGAACATTGTGCCTATCGCATTTGCCTTGGTGGAAGGGGAGACAGCTGATGCGTGGCACTTCTTTCTCAGGAATCTGCGAATGTATGTTGTTAGAAAAGACGGCGTGGGTATGATCTCAGGCCGACATGAGTCAATACGGGCAGCAGTAAATCGTTCCGGTGGCGACTGGCAACCTCTAAGAGCATGGTGGATGTTTTGTATAAGACACATCGGCAGTAACTTCTTAAGGGCATTCAAAGTCCCTCACTTGCAAAAGCTTGTTGTCAACATAGGGTATTCAAGAACGGTGGAGGAGTACAATATCAACTATAAGAGGTTGGAAGAGCGAGGCGAGGCATATGCCAGGTGGTGCGATGCCATTGGACTCAGACATTGGGTATTGGCATTCGACGAGGGACATCGATGGGGCTATATGACAACGAACCTTGTCGAGTGCATTAACTCAGTGTTGAAGGGTGCCCGTAATCTACCTGTGTTGGCGCTGGTACGAGCAACATATTATAGGTTAAATGAACTTTTTATGCGGAAGAGTGCCGAGACTCACGAACGCAAGCGTGCTAGATATACTTACTCCGCATTTACGCAACAGCGGATAGAAGCAAGTATGCAACAGGCTGGGAATATAGTTGTGCACCGCTTTGATAGACGAAATGAGGTGTTTGAGGTGCGCGAAATGACTACTGAAAACGAATCAACAAAGATATCTGTAGTCTATATCAATAATGGTTGA
- the LOC112703656 gene encoding exopolygalacturonase-like — protein sequence MIITKRATIYTLVLIITLFASSCYEANAGPIKTRSKPIGGPDIHAGQDVERDHHVLLPGEKIHNVMDFGAVPDGETDSTQAFMDAWAATRESTVKSRFLVPPGRFLIGEMFLNGPCKFNGPIVMQIDGTVLASTDISEYMNEHWLRIEDHFDLKITGVGTFDGQGHSSWKIVEDCDKKTQGSCVKNPANLYFSNVTNGIVHGVKSVNPKGSHIFVTSSANFRITNVQITAPENSPNTDGIHISHSDNVIVSKTFIGTGDDCIGMIQGSSNIVVEDVTCGPGHGISIGSLGKEEGEAEVKGVHVRNSRLVRTTNGLRIKAWPGHKFPGAASDVFFSNITMEDVRNAIIIDQEYLCPKDCTKQPSLVKIKNVHFIDIRGTTTSATPVNMKCSKLNPCEGIIFRDINFQFGNTLKKLTIPQLNSSCINVKPIFEGIQIPPPCLDLPLMPKLPTAPVTLPVLVPTKPNLPPVPVKLPALKKSTLPKAGTTLKMVKTSVTTKLRAPKKPTPQVPTKSKLPPVHVALKKAPKKLKLQNSRVKKGAPKAKNMRNIRKKRQH from the exons ATGATTATCACGAAGAGAGCTACGATATATACACTTGTTCTTATTATTACTCTCTTTGCATCATCATGTTATGAAGCAAATGCGGGACCGATCAAGACAAGAAGCAAGCCAATAGGTGGTCCTGATATTCATGCGGGACAAGACGTAGAACGTGATCATCACGTGCTTCTTCCGGGCGAGAAAATACACAATGTTATGGATTTCGGAGCCGTTCCCGACGGCGAAACGGACTCGACTCAGGCTTTCATGGATGCATGGGCGGCAACTCGGGAGTCCACGGTGAAGAGCAGGTTTCTTGTTCCTCCCGGGAGATTCCTGATTGGGGAAATGTTTCTGAATGGGCCATGCAAGTTTAATGGGCCGATAGTAATGCAGATTGATGGCACTGTCTTGGCTTCCACGGATATTTCTGAGTATATGAACGAACATTGGCTCAGGATCGAGGATCACTTTGACCTCAAGATTACCGGTGTAGGTACATTTGATGGCCAGGGCCATAGTTCTTGGAAAATAGTGGAGGACTGCGACAAAAAAACTCAAGGCTCATGTGTTAAGAATCCTGCT AACTTATACTTCAGCAACGTTACGAACGGGATTGTGCATGGCGTTAAGTCGGTAAATCCCAAAGGCTCTCACATTTTTGTAACTAGCAGCGCAAACTTCAGGATCACCAATGTTCAAATCACTGCACCAGAAAATAGCCCAAACACCGATGGCATTCATATTAGCCACTCCGACAATGTCATCGTTTCTAAAACTTTCATTGGAACAGGTGATGATTGTATCGGTATGATACAAGGATCCTCAAACATTGTCGTTGAGGACGTAACATGTGGCCCTGGACATGGAATTAG CATTGGTAGCCTTGGAAAGGAAGAGGGAGAAGCTGAGGTGAAAGGCGTCCATGTTAGGAACAGCAGACTTGTTAGGACAACGAATGGCCTTAGAATCAAAGCATGGCCAGGTCACAAATTTCCGGGTGCAGCTTCAGATGTATTTTTCAGTAACATCACCATGGAAGATGTTAGGAATGCTATCATCATTGACCAAGAGTATTTGTGCCCTAAAGACTGCACAAAACAG CCATCACTTGTGAAGATAAAGAATGTACATTTTATAGATATAAGGGGGACCACAACTTCAGCAACTCCAGTGAACATGAAGTGCAGCAAGCTGAACCCATGTGAAGGAATTATATTTCGTGACATTAATTTTCAGTTTGGAAACACGCTTAAAAAGCTGACGATTCCGCAATTAAACTCATCATGCATCAATGTTAAACCTATTTTCGAAGGAATACAAATTCCACCACCTTGCCTAGATTTACCATTAATGCCTAAATTACCAACAGCACCGGTGACATTGCCAGTGCTAGTGCCAACAAAGCCAAACTTGCCACCAGTGCCAGTGAAATTGCCAGCACTAAAAAAATCCACGTTGCCAAAAGCAGGAACAACGCTAAAGATGGTAAAAACTTCAGTAACAACAAAATTGCGAGCACCCAAAAAGCCAACACCACAAGTACCCACAAAGTCAAAATTGCCACCGGTGCATGTGGCATTGAAAAAAGCACCAAAGAAGCTAAAACTGCAAAATTCAAGAGTAAAGAAGGGGGCACCGAAGGCCAAAAATATGCGTAATATCAGAAAAAAACGTCAACACTAA